In Xenorhabdus poinarii G6, the following are encoded in one genomic region:
- the clpS gene encoding ATP-dependent Clp protease adapter ClpS, producing the protein MTEFYNNLKVEEFIADDAKQKRQPPSMYKVILNNDDYTPMEFVVDVLRKFFSYDVERATQLMLDVHYKGKAVCGIYTAEVAETKAAQVNMYAKEHEHPLLCTLEKV; encoded by the coding sequence ATGACTGAGTTTTATAACAATTTGAAAGTTGAAGAATTTATTGCGGATGATGCAAAACAAAAACGACAACCGCCATCAATGTATAAGGTCATTCTTAATAATGACGACTATACCCCCATGGAGTTTGTGGTTGACGTATTGCGAAAGTTCTTTTCTTATGATGTTGAACGAGCAACGCAACTAATGCTGGATGTCCATTATAAAGGGAAGGCAGTTTGCGGAATTTATACGGCAGAGGTCGCAGAAACTAAAGCTGCGCAAGTGAACATGTATGCTAAGGAGCACGAGCATCCGTTACTTTGCACGCTAGAAAAGGTCTGA
- the cspD gene encoding cold shock-like protein CspD produces METGTVKWFNNAKGFGFICPASGGEDIFAHYSTIQMDGYRTLKAGQTVNFSVNHGPKGNHASLIVPVDNGSKPKQERDSTNA; encoded by the coding sequence ATGGAAACAGGTACTGTTAAATGGTTCAATAATGCAAAGGGCTTTGGATTTATTTGCCCGGCCAGCGGAGGCGAAGATATTTTCGCTCACTATTCAACCATTCAAATGGATGGTTATAGAACATTGAAAGCTGGGCAGACAGTGAATTTTAGCGTTAATCATGGCCCCAAGGGTAATCACGCCAGCTTGATTGTTCCTGTAGACAATGGTTCAAAACCCAAACAAGAACGCGACTCGACAAATGCGTAA